The genomic segment TCTTATCCTACATTTACTTCTGAGGTGTATCTAGTAAAGGTAGATGTTAATAAGtggagggaaataggaaaatagagCAGTATAAGGCTGGAAAAGTTACCATCGTGTAACTTTAAGGATTGACTCTTTttatgacaaacacacacacacacacacacacactgtaggtaTTATGTAAATGGGATTACATTTGCAAGCCTTTGGACTGGGATCTGTTGCATGATAAGCAGGATGTTCAGCAGTAGAGTtgaagatggtggtgataatggtggtgatgacgacgatgaggaagagaaggatgaggatgaccAGGCAGCTTGcgtagttttattttttacgaTGCTGTTAAACGTTTGTCCTGCTACCTCGTATCATGTGAATATTGTCAGAAAAGATTTCATATTAAGATCATGATTCAGCAGTACGTAATGTGTGCAACCATGTCCCTTGAACACACGGCGCAGCACGCACGGTCAGGCTTATCCTAGAACTAGAAGACTGCAGACCCCTCGGCTCGAATCGAAtcgaatatagatagaaaaggcgGAGGGGGGAAGTAGGGATAGGGGAAGAATAGgtgggtgataagaagggagcttTAGTAGGAGAAtaaagtcactggggcttgacccaggcgCAAGATGGTTTTCAGTGATGTATCACTCTACTTTTTGGTTCCTCTTGAATCTTGAGGGCCGGGTCAGGTGGAGACAAGGAAACCGCACCAACACCAAGCACACGCAAACGCCGGACCGCCCACGCAGCGAACGAGGGCCCCGCACCTCTACGGAAATGGCGGCGAAATACTGGTGTCCCTTAGCAAACCAAAACgccatgaaggaggaaaattgaatatggtgcagtagaagggaaaaggatgacAAATAGAGAGGATGGAGTGAGAAGTACATCCGTATAGCGGAGGGACCTACAGTTTTACGTGGGTTCCGAACCACGGATAGTAGTAGATTTGGTGAAATGATTGGGGGTTGGGGGATAATGGTATAACTTTATTTGCGAGGTTGGTGAGAGGGGGATGTGCAGCTTTTATTTGTGAATAGATGAATGTGATAAGTGAAGCTGGTGGTGTCTGCCATCTCGGCTAGGTCATCGCGTGGTTTAGGCAGAGGGACAAGCAATAACAGCAGGTTGGCATTTGATGAATGGGGTGACTTCCCTGGTTATGTAAAaatgtctatatttttcttccttcgtatttatttatttttccattaatgtttcacttttaatatttttcctctgaAGCTAAAATAATTTATTGATCCTTAGTGGACAGTTTTCGAAATTCTTCTCACACTAGTGAATCAGCATTATAGGTAACATCTCTACAACCATGGAAAACTTTGATAATGTCCTGTATTGGTTTCAAGGATGCCGTCACGCCTCTAGTGGTTAACAAGGATTCAgtatgaggaggaaaagcagccACAGTAATGCAATTAGTAATGACCTTTGTTGTGGATGCTGAAAATGGTTATGAAGATTACAAATTGTGTAAGACTGGTGTCAGATGGAGAAGCGGAGTGCATCGGGTACTCGTGTGCTCCAACTATTGTATATAATCAGAGCAGTCAAGTTTGTCTCAATGGAGATCATATATAGTAACCTTCAGGACATTTCCTGTCAATGCAGAATTACTGTGGGCGAACCAAATGGTGTAGTGACAAATATCATAGACACCCCATCAATGTAGCCTatggttttctttccttaaactACTAAGAGAAAATGTATGTTTACCACGCAAacattctgtatttatttatctttttattttagggtattttaagtgACAGTTATAAAAGTTATCGAGTATTTGAGTTACCGAAAGTTACGTTCCTTCTCTGATTAAGGCTTAGAGAGATGGCTGGATAGATTAGAGAGGTCATATAGTTTCAATTAATGTTAGATACAAAGAAATCTGCCGcagtttttccatttatattagGCACAGAGACTTCATAGTATGCTGAGAGTGGGCGACATGTTTCTTGAAAGTGTGAAAAGTTAATTtcgacataaaaaaaatatacccttttatatttaaaggaagaacaaagaaaaggtaaTGACAGAGACACAATTGTAGTATATTGAAGTTTTATTGTTCGTTATcgaagagaataagaagcaaggagtccGTCTGAGGAAGGACTGCTTACTCGAACACAATGCcctgcttctcctgctcctgGGCGATGATGATCTGCTCCTTGGCGTGTTCAGGCATAGGCGGCACCAGCGGGGATTGGACCTTGAAGCCCTCCTCGTCAGCAGTGTAGGTCACCTCAGCCATGGTGCCGTTGGGGAGAGGGAACCTATCGGGAGATGTACGAAGGAATATACTAAGCAAGACCATGAAGGAATGTACAGAGGAGGATCATAAAGGAATACACAAAAGAGAAcgaaggaatatacagagaaagactaaggaatatacaaaggaagaccaCGAAGAAATGTTTTAAGGAAGACCACActgaacaatgaaaaaagagaaagacattgaaggaatatacaaaggaagacgaaggaatatacaaaaggaagacaaatagatatataaaggaagacaaaggaaaacacaaaggaagacaggaatatACAAAAGGAACTGAAAGAATATACACAGGAAGACGAAGGAAtatagaaaggaagacaaagaaatatataaaggaagactaaggaatatacaaaggaagacaaaaatatacaaaaggaaGACCACAAACGATTACAAAAGGAGgattacaaaaaatatatagagaaatatagaagaaaaaagaccacAAAGGGAGGTATCAAAGGAGGACtacaaagagatagatagatagagagagagagagagagagagagagagagagagagagagagagagagagagagagagagaggtaaataataACCACAGTAATAAGGGCACATACGTAGAATTAGGAAGGAACGCTACCTCTCCCGTGCACACATGTATAGAAACTGCCTTACGTAAATCAGGACCTGTCAACATTTAAACCGCGAACCGAGCACTGTAtaacccaaagagagagagagagagagagagagagagagagaaagttatggGATTATCTCCTGACCTGTACATTCCCTTAACGCGGTTCTGGCCCTCCTCTCCCGGCTCGCCAGACACTTCCACCGCGATCCCGTTCTCAGACTGGTAACCGTATTTAAATCTGCCGTCGCCGCTGTCCTCGTGGTGTTCCTCCAGAATAGCGAGGGGCCTCTGTTCCTCCTGGAGCCCTTGGGAGTGTGGCGACTGAGGAGCGGCGGTGGCAAGGGCGGCCAGGCACAGAAGGAGAACCTGAAGGAGAGGAGCATGAggaacttggaggaggaggaggagaagaaggaggagtgggTCTGGCTGTTAAGAAAGGAGTAAGAGGGtgaaaaaaggaggacgaggagtgaAGATAGACAAGAAGACGAAAAGTAAGAGATttttaagaaagaggaggaggagaaggatagtgaacaaaaggggaggagaaggagtggttgttaagaaagaagtaaatgggtgaaaaaagaggatgaggagtgaagaaagacaggaaaacgaaagataagaaaaggtttttaagaaaggagaaagaggaggagtagcacCAATAgcaagagaaagatgatgatgatgatgatgatgatgacgatgatgatgatgatgatgatgatgatgacgatgatgatgatgatggtgaggaggaggaggaggaggaggacttgttGATCTGAAAGCCATCAATCattcaacgtttttttttttttttaatatcttttttttcatggtcaTTTTACCTGGCCAGCAAACGCCAGAGATACATTACACTGTCTAcaattttctccctccctccctttccatccTCCCCCGATCATAACTGCTCCACATTTCGAAACACAAACGAAACAAAAGAGCAACGAAAATCTTACCAAccgctatttttctttcattgttattttgtcTAGACTTTCCTTTATCACTGCCCACTTGGAGACAtctattctatttttgtatCCCCTTCTTTCTTGTGGATGTCTATAAAAACTCCATACATAATGCACTGAAACAATATCCAAGCTAACAAAACTCAAGTATGTGACCATCTAGCAGTCAGtctggaacatggaactcacaGTCTTCATGATGTTACGTTGTGAGTGGTGGAGAGATGCTGTGGGGCTGTGGTGCTGCGAAGCTGTGTCTGGTGTGTTCTGTCCTTCCCGCCATGCAAACTGCTTATATATGCTTGCAGTTGCGAAGAATTGATTGCaacggaagggagggaagcagatAGGTGAGAGGGATATGagagggagtggtgagtgagggacgaaggaaaagattgggtgagtgagagggaagggaggcagtaagggagGGGGACGggcaagggaggaaagggagagagtgggtgaaTGAGGGTCAGGAAAGGGAGGACATGAGGGAAAGGTTGATGGCTGGCGAAACATTGATAATagaggagtagtggtggtggtggtggtggtggtggtcgggacGGTAAAGAATGGTGGTCTTTATTTACTGACCTTAAAACGATTTGTGAATGTAACAAATGTATAAATGTACGTTGATAAATGTATTTGAGTGTGGTTTATTTTGAACGTTATTGAAGATCTGCAGCAATACAaagataaagacacacacacacacacacacacacacacacacacacacacacacacacacacacacacacacacacacacacacacacacacacacactttgaccACTTACTCCATTGTCTGtcatattactattatcagGCAAATTACGTGACCCACAGTTGTTTGCATAACCAGATAAGAGAGTGGCGCAGCGTGGCGGgccggggaaggaagagggcggCAGCAAGAAAGGCCGCCGCTCCTGTCGCGTTGTGGGGTGAAGCTCGGCAGTGGGTAGTGTGTATACATGGATGTGGTATGAGGATAGAGGCTTGTGATGGAGTGGTGAAGCTTGCATGTTGTGTTGCTGCAGTGGCTGAAGCGTTGCGGCCAATTGTAAGGTGTAACGATGATCTGTATCTTGATAAGTAAAGATTCCACGACCATCGGTAAGATATCCAGTGTTTAAGAGAATGTTCGTCACTTAGGCCTACTACcgccccccctcccttcctcctcccgtccttaCCTGCATGTGTAATGGTTGTTAGGGGGCAGTCAGTCAAAGAGTGTATTATTAAATATGATTTTTATTACGAATTTTGAACTTACATATTACGTGTCTTATAATTTATCAGCGAGTGTGTTACTGGAAGATTTCACCACGCGCACGCTGTTCCTCGGCGATGCGGATCTGTTCGATGGCGTgggcagggagagggtggggagtGGGCAGCAGCGGGGACTCGGGGCGGAAACCTCCTTCGTCAGCGACATAGCGAACCTCAGCGAAGGTGCCATCAGGGAGAGGGAACCtgagggggtggggggagagaaTAGGTCAGGCTGCAGAATCAGCAAACTTATGTTATTGCTGTTACGCCAATGCTTGTTCAATCCTGACGCGGTAACTGTCTCCCAAACACTCCAGAGACAGCACCTACCTGAAGGAGCCCTGCATGTTGGACTGGCCCTCCAGACCGGGGGTGCCGCTCCTCTCCTCCGCGATACCGTTATCGGCTTCGAAACCGAAGTTGAAGTTTCCGTCGCCGTTGTCCTGACGGTCGTCacggaggacgaggacgatTGGGCGGCCGTCGTTGAACTGGGGAGCGGCAACGGCCACGGCGGCCAGGCAGGCGAGGAGTAcctgtgggagggagagagtgagaggagggaaggcagggcaACACCATCCTGAAcagaggtagaggtagaggtgACAGCCGCAGCACAACATTATGTAGCGGAGGTGCAGGAATGCTCACCAGTTTCATGTCTGGAGAGTGTGAAGACTCGCTGGGAACGATACTTGACTGTGCCAGCGTGGCCCTTATATACCCGGGAGAGCCGCGGTGGccgggtgggtggggtggggtgggggagggacgtgaggagtaggaggaggaggaggagaaggaggaccagcagcaggaggaggaagagaaggagcaggaggaggaagacacatcTGACAGGAGGTTTGTACTGGCCACAGATGGAGTGGAGGCCTTGTAGGGTATCCAAACGAAGTATACCTAATGACTTTTATTTTGGAGCTGAAATTTGACACTTTTATAAATACAATGATAGTAATGTTGTGTTCCCAGGAGGCGATGTGGTGAAGGGCAGGGAGGGGTGATCGCTGGAACGGCGGAGTGAAGGTAATCCAAGGTGACCCAACGACGGGCACCTGTTCCGCCGTCTCCTGCACTGcctcgccgccaccgccacttgCCTCTCGTCAGTTCGTGGCGGTGACGGAGGTAGTGTGCACACTTTAGTGTCACGGCTGTGGGCACCGCCACCGCTGCCTCTCTCGCTGCTGTGTCACCCAGACTACCTCActtatttatcatcattgttgttgctattagtaaagaaatgataatagttaattaatgatattgaaaataacaacagtatgaataatgataataatactaataatattaataataataataatgataataataataataataataataataataataataataataataataataataattatatattattattattattattattattattattattattgaattatttttttatcattattattattattattattattattattattattattattattattattattattattattactatcattgtcattcttgttattattatcattattattatttttgttattattattattatcaatatcattattattgctgttattattattattattattattattattattattatcattattattattattaaaattgttatcatcatcatcatcattatttcttcatattattattattgttattgttgttgttgttgttgttgttgttgttgttgttgttgttgttgttgttgttgttattattattattattattattattattattattattattattattattattatcattattattactgtcatcatcatcatcattatttcttcttcttattattattattgttatttttttattattatcataatcattaattaccattattattattgttatcactactactactactactactactactactactactactactactactactactactactactactactactactactactactagtgtctCTTTTagcgcaaccaccaccaccaccaccaccaccaccaccaccaccaccaccaccaccaccaccaccaccaccaccaccatcgaatACTTTCCACGTCCTGATAAGTTTGAACCCTATTAGTTTCTGTACGTTCATCTCCTTGACACCTTGCTTACCTTCCCTGGCCTACCTTTGCCTGCCCACTCACCTGCCGCTACTAATTTTCAAGATGTCTTCAGGAGGAGCAGCGAGCAGCCTCccctcttgtctgtctgtctgtctgtctgtctgtctgtctgtctgtctgtctgtctgtctgtctgtctgtatgtctgtctgtatgtctctttTAACGCTTCTCTCCTCTGTCTATCCTTTCTATTTGCTCGACACACCCTTAGTAATCACATTTCCTCGCGAATaggagcagggagagagagagagagagagagagagagagagagagagagagagagagagagagagagagagagagagagagagagagaggcgcctcATGAGTAAGCAGGGCATGttacggaaagaaaaaatagagaggatgaagatgagaaaagagaaagtaatgagagagagagagagagagagagagagagagagagagagagagagagagagagagagagagagagagagaaggatgaagacagatagacaaagaaaggaaagttacaAGACcgacaaataaaaagagaaaaaaaaatgtgatgaaattTTGGAAAAgattgagacagacagacagacagaccgacacaGCTTCCATATAAAGAAGGGAGCCCCTATATATGGaggtgaaggggggagggggacgggAAGGGGACAGCGAGAGGGAAAGTATagtgagaaggggaaaaaaaaataggggaattaagagagagagagaagcattaaAGGGGGAAACAGAGAtagaagatagagatagaatatagagaaagagatagaagatagagatagatatagaagatagagatagaagatagaagatagaaataaaaatagaagatagagatagaagatagaaatagaagatagagatagaaaatagagatagaagatagaagtgaaaaaaaaggactatTGGAAAACGAtgagcaaagaaaaggaagatcagatAGAATAGAACGTAGAGAGAAATAGACCACTGCCTTGCTATTGGGAAACGTAAGACATACAGGGGAAAACAGAACTAAGTAGAAAAATTGTGCAGCAACCTTCCAAATCTAAGGTGATAATTGTGCATAGGGAAATAAAAGTCACGGTTTGATTTATTGAGTAGTACCAAGCGAAGTGATGGAATTGTAACATGTCGCATCTGGTTATTGGGCACAGAGGGGGGAATGTAGAATAGAAATAGGtgtaaagaggaaatataaacgTTCATTGAAGAAGTAACGAAcgaaaagaggaatagaggaagaaggttgatatgagataaagaaaagcggaagaatgaaaaaacaggaaaaaagtgaagataatCAGACtgtaatagtaaagaaaaataaaagcaacattaataaaaaaaaagataacgtaGATAAGATAACGTAAATAACGGAAGAAActagaagaagataaaaaacaaaagccacaaaacagcaaacaacaacgacgaaggagaataagagaaacaaaagatggaaatagaaaacaacacgaaactggaaataagaagaaaaaaaatggtaaaaaacatcaaataaaagagataagtgaataaaagggaaaggataaaacaaacgaaacagatgaaaggaaaaaaaacattgatagtaaaacaagaaaatattgaaaaagagaaaaaaaaatgtatagagaggaaaagaagatggaagagaagagagagacgagagaggcaAGTGTAAAAGGTCGAGGAGAGAAGATAGATCATAGGAAGGggacgaaggaagggaaagggatgggaagggaagggaagggaagggaagggaaggggatgtaAAAACAGGTCTAGGTAcgtgaataggaagaggagaaagggagaaaaaaaaactgcatgaaGTGGGTAGatgaaagggaaatggccagagagagagagagagagagagagagagagagagagagagagagagagagagagagagagagagagagagcggagagtTGACATTAGCGCTTCTGTGTTTGCCTGTACCGGAATAGTGATGGTGCAAATTTGGCGTCATGGGACATTCGTAACGCTCTTTAAATATCCCATTAATTAATTTGCTGTTATTCCTACCTGGCTTACCTGTGCTTGCGTTTACCTGCCGCTGCCACGTGTTTGGAGGAGCGCGGTGTGGTGTGGACCGTGTggtgtcattttgtttcttgtttccagGTTTTTTAGgtatttcttttgtaatttgAAGGAAACttgattattttgttttgtgttgtaatGTTTGTACtgatctttttgttttctttcttgtgtttttttttttttttttttttgttgtttccagTAATTTCGAGGAGAGTtgattattttgtcattttttgtagtgtttagtataaattttcttgtctttatttttgtattttgttgcgTTTTTTGTTCAAGTTCTTAACCTCGTtagtaccaagacacgttttcatattcattctgcttactatttggtgattttgtacagcttcagaaacctatgtatgggattaaaatagtgaaaactctggccattaatcctctgacttccatagacccttcctcatatcaataaaatcgtctaatcacacccaaagctcATGGTAAGAttgcgtccctgtactgaaagggttaagtgtgtttttgttaattatGTCGCCGCTGAAGGGAAGTTAATGTGAcctgttgttttgttgagtCATTAGTTTTAGTCATTGTCGTGTTTTCTTGCTGGTCTCATCGaacattataagaaaaaaagtaataagtagttgtgttttcttttcctcatgcaCATTAAATTCTTGTCTCTCCTgtcatttcctcctttgttgtgtCGTGacgtttaacttttcttttccagctTCAATTATAAGTGTTGgatcttgtgtgtgtattccaaTCCTTcaacttcctttccttgtttggATGATCTTTTCGTGCGTTTGTGGATGCTAACGCGTGGACTTTATACATATATCCTGAAAAATGTAGttagttttttgttatttcagtAGATAACTTTActaatgactgtgtgtgtgtgtgtgtgtgtgtgtgtgtgtgtgtgtgtgtgtgtgtgtgtgtgtgtgtgtgtgtgtgtttaaggattaacccttcagtaccatgatccgttttcatattcactctacttacactatttggtgattttatacagcttcagaaacttttgtgggggattaaaatagtgaagactctgaccattaatctcctgacctccatagaatcttcctaatgttaataaaatggtctaatcacacccaaaaacccatggtaaaaatgcgttccagtactgaaagagttaaaaaaggTGGTTGTTGTTCTGCTCTCACTTTCCTACGCGGTTTGGCTCAACGTAATCCACCCCTTTCCATCACACAGTCCTTTCCATCACAGTCCTTACAATCACAGTCCTATCCATTACAGTTCTTGCCATTACAGTTCCGCCGCAGCGCATCACCACATCACAAGTCACGGATTACTGTCGACACGGAGAAGATTGTAATGCGCACCACTAAATCCTAATAACGTATACCTGCGCcgactgtcacacacacacacacacacacacacacacacacacacacacacacacacacacacacacacacacacacacacacacacacacacagctatttCTAGTGATCACAAGCATCATATGTGCGAATGTTAATGGTCCAAAAATCTGTGATGCATACCTACCTTATTGCAGTGTTTGGTGCTAAATCAGAGATAAAAACGGTATaaggacaaagaaataaaggaaatggtaAAGAATAAAAGTATTACGTATGAACACACCATGCAACGAAGATGAATAAGTAGAACAAGATTTAGAACTACTCCATTGATATTTTGCTAGgaataaataggtaaaacaGAACCTATATTTCCATAGATATTTCACGAAGAATAATTGATAAGCAAAAACAGAaccttaactctttcagtattgggacgcatttttgtcatgagtttgggtgtgattagaccatcttattgacattataggaaaggtttatgaaggtcagcaGATgaatggctagtcttcactatttcaatcacccacatgagtttctgaagctgtacaaaatcaccaaatagtaaccagaatgaatatgaaaacacgtcatggtattgaagcgGGTAATCCTCCATAAATATTGcacaaaaaggaaattaaaccaAGCCAAAACATGAAACAATAGCCATAAGTACTTTCGATGTCACTGGGTTACCGTGTCTTGGGGATTGAATGACAACCcacaaggggaaggaagacgagTGACCCTAGGCGCTCGTCCACCGCCAGACGCTGCAGTGAAAGTTAACGGGAAGCAGAAGCGCAAcagggggaggagatggaggtggtggtggtggtggtggtggtggtggttgacagTCTCCTTATTCAGGTCATTACTAACCGGTgtctggaggaaaggaggaaagatgaggggcTGCACTCAAGGCGATGACAGGCTGGTGGTTGAATTTCCAGTGTGCTGAATGAACTAAGTAGAAATGGACAGCTtgatgacttgtgtgtgtgtgtgtgtgtgtgtgtgtgtgtgtgtgtgtgtgtgtgtgtgtgtgtgtgtgtgtgtgtgtgtgtgctgttactGATTACTGGTAGAtggtattgtttttatttttttaattttttgattctttctcttcttcttcttcttcttcttcttcttcttcttcttcttcttcttcttcttcttcttcttcttcttcttcttcttcagtattaCTATTTACCatccttatcaccaccaccaccaccacaacacttccTGGGCTACACATAACAGGCAGCCATGCCGGAGTTCTCGTTACGGTGATTGCATTGTATTGTTAGTGACCAGGAAgaggcgaagagaaggaagacgaaaaggaggaggaggaggaggaggtgtgggtaAGCGGTGCCAAGGTGTTGTGTCCGAAGATCTTGCTACCTCATCGTGTCCTTTTTTCGAGTGTGGTacgtcggagagagagagagagagagagagagagagagagagagagagagagagatatgttcgGCCTTCGTACTTTcgatgttcgtgtgtgtgtgtgtgtgtgtgtgtgtgtgtgtgtgtgtgtgtgttcacctcggtcgtctgcaggtcacccagccagtcttccccattacggagcgagctcagagctcatatactgatcttcgggtaggactgagaccacaacacactccacacaccgggaaagcgaggccacaacctctcgagttacatcccgtacctatttactgctaggtgaacaggggccacacattaagagacttgtccatttgcctcgccgcttcccgggagtcgaacccggccctctcgattgtgagccgagcatgctaaccattacgctacgcggtgtgtgtgtgtgtgtgtgtgtgtgtgtgtgtgtgtgtgtgtgtgtgtgtgtgtgtgtgttttatgcagTGAAGAGTGAGaatagaataagaatgaaagtaataatgaaGTGAACGAAAAAGCTGAAGTTATTGGcgtttgctcttcttcttctgcttcttcttctgcttcttcttctgtttcttcttccttttctttttcttcttcaccttcttcttcttcttcttcttcttcttcttcttcttct from the Portunus trituberculatus isolate SZX2019 chromosome 48, ASM1759143v1, whole genome shotgun sequence genome contains:
- the LOC123498591 gene encoding cuticle protein AMP4-like, which codes for MKTVLLLCLAALATAAPQSPHSQGLQEEQRPLAILEEHHEDSGDGRFKYGYQSENGIAVEVSGEPGEEGQNRVKGMYRFPLPNGTMAEVTYTADEEGFKVQSPLVPPMPEHAKEQIIIAQEQEKQGIVFE
- the LOC123498593 gene encoding cuticle protein AM1159-like, yielding MKLVLLACLAAVAVAAPQFNDGRPIVLVLRDDRQDNGDGNFNFGFEADNGIAEERSGTPGLEGQSNMQGSFRFPLPDGTFAEVRYVADEGGFRPESPLLPTPHPLPAHAIEQIRIAEEQRARGEIFQ